A single genomic interval of Acetobacteroides hydrogenigenes harbors:
- a CDS encoding TetR/AcrR family transcriptional regulator, giving the protein MKSKRLYYINKISEVFLQNGINSLTVDMIAEKIGVTKKTLYNYFESKQEMIECFLDYLAIKQKKEISKLAKQELNPIELLVQTTKLLYNSYRFYRKKFEIEIQPRYQENFQNIIVRRRDELQEFILLNLNKGISMNYIEHDLNVNFASKFLLLGVENLFLSDNRLSPLFNGEKEIDHVLYYQLKGICTPRGLEHLRKSVNFKINLLQEA; this is encoded by the coding sequence ATGAAATCGAAACGATTATACTACATCAATAAAATATCGGAAGTTTTCCTTCAGAATGGCATTAACAGCTTAACCGTTGATATGATTGCCGAGAAAATTGGGGTTACCAAAAAAACCCTTTACAACTACTTCGAGAGCAAGCAGGAGATGATCGAGTGCTTTCTTGATTACCTCGCCATTAAGCAGAAGAAGGAGATCTCGAAGTTAGCAAAGCAAGAGCTTAATCCTATTGAGCTTTTGGTACAAACCACAAAGCTCTTATACAACAGCTACCGTTTTTACCGTAAAAAGTTTGAAATAGAAATACAACCTCGCTACCAGGAGAACTTTCAAAACATTATTGTTAGACGAAGAGACGAACTTCAGGAGTTTATTTTGCTCAACCTCAACAAGGGTATTAGCATGAACTACATAGAGCACGACCTCAATGTAAACTTTGCAAGCAAGTTTCTACTTTTAGGGGTAGAAAATCTCTTCCTCTCCGACAATCGATTATCGCCCCTATTTAACGGCGAAAAGGAAATAGACCATGTGCTTTACTACCAGCTTAAAGGAATATGCACACCACGAGG